One window of the Haloarcula halobia genome contains the following:
- a CDS encoding CDC48 family AAA ATPase: protein MNEVQLEVAKAYPNDSGRGIARLDPDTLLHLKLSPGDIIEIEGSDTTAAKVWRADRQDWNTDTVRIDGFTRQNADVGIGERVTIRKAEAEKADKLVLAPPEEASVQFGSDAAGMVKRQILKRPVVERDIVPVMSSTNHPFMRSPGQAIPLIAVETEPEGVCLITEDTEVELREEPISGFEKTGGGITYEDIGGLQSEIQRVREMVELPMKHPQIFKKLGIEPPQGVLLHGPPGTGKTLLAKAVANETSASFFSIAGPEIISKYYGESEQQLREIFEDASEEAPSIIFIDELDSIAPKREDVTGEVERRVVAQLLTMMDGLESRGQVIVIAATNRVDSVDPALRRPGRFDREIEIGVPDEVGREEILQIHTRGMPLSDDVKLSKLATDTHGFVGADIESLTKEAAMKALRRYLPEIDLDQEDIPPSLIDRMIIKRDDFKGALNEVSPSAMREVLVELPKVSWDSVGGLSDAKEQVQEAVEWPMNSPEKFERMGVTPPSGVLLYGPPGTGKTLMAKAVANETDANFISVRGPQLLSKWVGESEKAIRQTFRKARQVAPTVIFFDELDSLAPGRGGEMGSNVSERVVNQLLTELDGLEEMEDVMVIGATNRPDMIDPALIRSGRFDRLVMIGEPSTEGREQILKIHTENTPLSPDVSLRELAEISEGFVGSDLESIAREAAIEALREDDDADEVEMRHFRKAMDSVRPTINEDIRDYYEQMEEEFKGGSSPQRQAGGSGRIGFQ from the coding sequence ATGAACGAAGTGCAACTAGAAGTGGCGAAGGCGTACCCGAACGACTCGGGTCGCGGCATCGCCCGTCTGGACCCCGATACGTTGTTGCATCTCAAGCTCTCCCCGGGTGACATCATCGAGATCGAGGGCAGCGACACGACGGCCGCGAAGGTGTGGCGGGCCGACCGGCAGGATTGGAACACCGACACGGTCCGCATCGACGGCTTCACGCGACAGAACGCCGACGTCGGCATCGGCGAGCGCGTCACCATCCGGAAGGCCGAGGCCGAGAAAGCGGACAAGCTGGTGCTCGCGCCGCCCGAAGAGGCCAGCGTCCAGTTCGGCTCCGACGCCGCCGGCATGGTCAAACGGCAGATCCTGAAACGGCCGGTCGTCGAGCGCGACATCGTCCCCGTGATGTCCTCGACGAACCACCCGTTCATGCGCTCGCCCGGCCAGGCCATCCCGCTGATCGCCGTCGAGACCGAGCCCGAGGGCGTCTGTCTCATCACCGAGGACACCGAGGTGGAGCTGCGCGAGGAACCCATCTCCGGCTTCGAGAAGACCGGCGGCGGCATCACTTACGAGGACATCGGCGGCCTCCAGAGCGAGATCCAGCGAGTCCGCGAGATGGTCGAACTGCCGATGAAACACCCCCAGATATTCAAGAAACTCGGCATCGAGCCGCCCCAGGGGGTGTTGCTCCACGGGCCGCCCGGCACCGGCAAGACGCTGCTCGCGAAAGCCGTCGCCAACGAGACCTCCGCCAGCTTCTTCTCTATCGCGGGGCCGGAGATCATCTCGAAGTACTACGGCGAGTCCGAACAGCAACTGCGCGAGATATTCGAGGACGCCAGCGAGGAGGCGCCCTCCATCATCTTCATCGACGAACTGGACTCCATCGCGCCGAAGCGCGAGGACGTCACCGGCGAGGTCGAACGCCGCGTCGTCGCCCAGTTGCTGACGATGATGGACGGCCTCGAGTCCCGTGGCCAGGTCATCGTCATCGCCGCGACCAACCGCGTCGACAGCGTCGACCCCGCCCTCCGTCGACCTGGCCGCTTCGACCGCGAGATCGAGATCGGCGTCCCCGACGAGGTGGGCCGCGAGGAGATACTCCAGATCCACACCCGCGGGATGCCCCTCTCGGACGACGTCAAGCTCTCGAAGCTGGCGACCGACACCCACGGCTTCGTCGGCGCCGACATCGAGAGCCTGACCAAGGAAGCCGCGATGAAGGCCCTGCGCCGGTACCTCCCCGAGATCGACTTAGACCAGGAGGACATCCCGCCGAGCCTCATCGACCGGATGATCATCAAACGGGACGACTTCAAGGGCGCGCTCAACGAGGTGAGCCCGAGCGCGATGCGGGAGGTGCTGGTCGAGCTCCCGAAGGTCTCGTGGGATAGCGTCGGCGGCCTCAGCGACGCCAAAGAGCAGGTCCAGGAGGCCGTCGAGTGGCCGATGAACTCCCCCGAGAAGTTCGAGCGCATGGGCGTCACGCCACCGTCGGGCGTCCTGCTGTACGGCCCGCCCGGCACCGGCAAGACGCTGATGGCCAAAGCCGTCGCCAACGAGACGGACGCGAACTTCATCTCGGTCCGCGGGCCCCAGTTGCTCAGCAAGTGGGTCGGGGAGAGCGAGAAGGCCATCCGCCAGACCTTCCGGAAGGCCCGGCAGGTCGCGCCCACCGTCATCTTCTTCGACGAGCTGGACTCGCTGGCCCCCGGTCGGGGCGGCGAGATGGGGTCGAACGTCTCGGAACGGGTCGTCAACCAGCTGCTGACTGAACTCGACGGCCTCGAGGAGATGGAGGACGTGATGGTCATCGGCGCGACCAACCGCCCCGACATGATCGACCCGGCGCTCATCCGCTCGGGCCGGTTCGACCGCCTGGTGATGATCGGCGAGCCAAGCACCGAGGGCCGCGAGCAGATCCTCAAGATACACACCGAGAACACGCCGCTCTCGCCCGACGTCAGCCTGCGGGAGCTGGCCGAGATAAGCGAGGGCTTCGTCGGCTCCGACCTGGAGTCCATCGCCCGCGAGGCCGCCATCGAGGCGCTCCGGGAGGACGACGACGCCGACGAGGTCGAGATGCGCCACTTCCGGAAGGCCATGGACAGCGTCCGGCCGACCATCAACGAGGACATCCGGGACTACTACGAGCAGATGGAAGAGGAGTTCAAGGGCGGGTCCAGCCCGCAGCGCCAGGCCGGCGGCAGCGGCCGCATCGGGTTCCAGTAA
- the fdhF gene encoding formate dehydrogenase subunit alpha codes for MSRNNSPVKTICPYCGVGCGIQVQPGDDPGDMRFVPWSDAPVNEGSICIKGGAATEVVGHEDRLTEPLVREDGEFREATWAEAFDRIVAEMERIRETHGPDGMGFFGSSKTMNEENYLLQKLARRYGTNQIDNCTRMCHASTVWALRTSLGMGAMTNSMADLEAAADVLWIQGANPGEQHPIANSQYFRQAVLEGATVVQVDPHANKTTRSFDIEGTERHMHLQLKPGTDIPLLNVVIKTILENHDANPDAGWIDEAFIEERTEGFDHLKERLEDFDKAAAAETCGVPLSDIERAAETYAMANNAAIFTGMGMSQHTCGVDNVQNEINLALITGNLGRPGTGVNPLRGQNNVQGTCDVGAMPNVLPGYQLVDDDEARESVEDVWGFDIPDEPGLTNVEISHAIGDSVFGLYVMGENPIMSEPDGNAAERRFREDLEFLCVQDIFMTETAELADIVLPATTWAERDGTVTNTDRRVQRMRGVHKVHENTRHDLDILCAVGTRLFGEGFDFDGPEEVFEELREVCPIMHGMTYDRLGEDGVHWPCYEPGDEGDQYLYEDAFETENGLGQIEGVVHQEPKETPDEAYPLVLTTARLEEHYNTGTMSRRSPTLSRQHPENFVDIHPTDAERYGVEDGDYVTLRSRRGEITVRADVTEDITEGVVWTTPHFAAASANRLTNDVLDERAKIPEYKAAAVEIDVDVEAPDDAGADD; via the coding sequence ATGTCACGCAACAACTCCCCGGTGAAGACCATCTGCCCGTACTGCGGCGTCGGCTGTGGCATCCAGGTCCAACCCGGCGACGACCCCGGCGACATGCGGTTCGTGCCGTGGAGCGACGCGCCGGTCAACGAGGGCAGCATCTGCATCAAAGGCGGTGCGGCGACGGAAGTCGTCGGCCACGAGGACCGGCTGACCGAACCGCTCGTCAGGGAAGACGGCGAGTTCCGCGAGGCGACCTGGGCGGAAGCGTTCGACCGCATCGTCGCCGAGATGGAGCGCATCCGCGAGACCCACGGCCCCGACGGGATGGGCTTTTTCGGCTCCTCGAAGACGATGAACGAGGAGAACTACCTCCTCCAGAAGCTCGCCCGCCGCTACGGCACCAACCAGATCGACAACTGCACGCGAATGTGCCACGCCTCGACCGTCTGGGCGCTCCGGACCAGCCTCGGGATGGGCGCGATGACAAACAGCATGGCCGACCTCGAGGCGGCGGCCGACGTCCTCTGGATCCAGGGAGCCAACCCCGGCGAACAGCACCCCATCGCCAACAGCCAGTACTTCCGCCAGGCCGTCCTCGAGGGCGCGACGGTCGTCCAGGTCGACCCCCACGCCAACAAGACGACCCGGTCGTTCGACATCGAGGGGACCGAGCGGCACATGCACCTCCAGCTGAAGCCCGGGACGGACATCCCGCTGTTGAACGTCGTCATCAAGACCATCCTCGAGAACCACGACGCGAACCCCGACGCGGGCTGGATCGACGAGGCGTTCATCGAGGAGCGCACCGAGGGCTTCGACCACCTGAAAGAACGCCTCGAAGACTTCGACAAGGCGGCCGCCGCAGAGACCTGTGGCGTCCCGCTCTCTGACATCGAACGCGCCGCCGAGACGTACGCGATGGCGAACAACGCCGCCATCTTCACGGGCATGGGTATGTCCCAGCACACCTGCGGCGTCGACAACGTGCAAAACGAGATCAACCTGGCGCTCATCACGGGCAACCTCGGTCGCCCGGGGACGGGCGTGAACCCGCTCCGCGGGCAGAACAACGTCCAGGGCACCTGTGACGTCGGCGCGATGCCGAACGTCCTGCCGGGCTACCAGCTCGTCGACGACGACGAGGCCCGCGAGTCCGTCGAGGACGTCTGGGGCTTCGACATCCCCGACGAACCCGGCCTCACGAACGTCGAGATATCCCACGCCATCGGCGACTCCGTCTTCGGCCTCTACGTCATGGGCGAGAACCCCATCATGAGCGAACCCGACGGCAACGCCGCCGAGCGGCGCTTCAGGGAGGACCTGGAGTTCCTCTGTGTCCAGGATATCTTCATGACCGAGACCGCCGAGCTCGCCGACATCGTGCTGCCAGCGACGACCTGGGCGGAACGCGACGGGACGGTCACCAACACCGACCGGCGCGTCCAGCGAATGCGCGGGGTTCACAAGGTCCACGAGAACACCCGCCACGACCTCGACATCCTCTGTGCGGTCGGCACCCGCCTGTTCGGCGAGGGCTTCGACTTCGACGGGCCCGAGGAAGTGTTCGAGGAACTGCGCGAGGTCTGTCCCATCATGCACGGGATGACCTACGACCGCCTCGGCGAGGACGGCGTCCACTGGCCCTGCTACGAACCGGGCGACGAGGGCGACCAGTACCTCTACGAGGACGCGTTCGAGACCGAGAACGGCCTCGGACAGATCGAAGGCGTCGTCCACCAGGAACCGAAGGAGACGCCCGACGAGGCGTACCCGCTCGTGCTCACCACGGCACGCCTGGAGGAACACTACAACACCGGGACGATGAGCCGCCGGTCGCCGACGCTCTCGCGCCAGCACCCGGAGAACTTCGTCGACATCCACCCCACCGACGCCGAGCGATACGGCGTCGAGGACGGTGACTACGTGACACTCAGGTCCCGCCGGGGAGAGATAACGGTCCGGGCCGACGTCACCGAGGACATCACGGAGGGCGTCGTCTGGACGACGCCGCACTTCGCGGCCGCCTCTGCGAACCGACTGACGAACGACGTGCTCGACGAACGGGCGAAGATTCCGGAGTACAAGGCCGCGGCGGTCGAGATAGACGTCGACGTCGAGGCTCCGGACGACGCCGGGGCGGACGACTGA
- the larC gene encoding nickel pincer cofactor biosynthesis protein LarC codes for MRTLAFDGRMGAAGDMVLGALLAAGADRAALDPAEEALDVTYDVSTVDRSGVAATRIEVLLTGDGADHDDGLGGSGQDHAHDHEESGHDHAHDHEESGHDHAHDHEESGHDHTHDHSDSAHTRGGSDHDHTHAEGHGPARTYTEVVDIVEGLGLPETVEADALSIFELLGAAEAAVHGTDLAATHFHEVGADDAIADVVGAALLLADLDVERVVTTPVSAGEGTVEMSHGTYPVPTPAVVEIAERADWSLAGGPVAVELLTPTGAAILAHVAEGVESLPPMDVADSGYGAGARDVSDRPNVLRTMVGETSGRLRRDDITVLETNVDDVSPEVLGDLQRSLDAVGARDVTVVPTTMKKSRPGHLVKVVCKPERAQTVARRLAVETGTLGVREHGAGHRWIADREFETVALSVDGESYEVTVKVATDGTGTVYDVSAEYDDAVAVAEATGLTIREVMRRAERTVQS; via the coding sequence ATGCGAACACTCGCCTTCGACGGCCGGATGGGGGCCGCCGGCGACATGGTCCTCGGTGCGCTCCTGGCGGCCGGCGCCGACCGCGCCGCACTCGACCCCGCCGAGGAGGCCCTCGACGTGACCTACGACGTCTCGACGGTCGATCGGAGCGGCGTCGCTGCGACGCGCATCGAGGTCCTGCTGACTGGGGACGGAGCGGACCACGACGACGGGCTCGGCGGGTCCGGGCAGGATCACGCGCACGACCACGAGGAGTCTGGCCACGATCACGCGCACGACCACGAGGAGTCTGGCCACGATCACGCGCACGACCACGAGGAGTCTGGCCACGATCACACGCACGACCACAGTGACTCGGCCCACACCCGCGGGGGTTCCGATCACGACCACACGCACGCCGAAGGTCACGGCCCGGCCCGGACCTACACCGAAGTCGTGGACATCGTCGAGGGGTTGGGCCTTCCCGAGACCGTCGAGGCCGACGCGCTATCGATCTTCGAGCTTCTGGGGGCCGCCGAGGCAGCCGTCCACGGGACCGACCTGGCCGCGACCCACTTCCACGAGGTCGGGGCCGACGACGCCATCGCCGACGTCGTCGGGGCCGCGCTCCTGCTCGCGGACCTCGACGTCGAACGCGTCGTCACCACGCCGGTGTCGGCCGGCGAGGGTACCGTCGAGATGAGCCACGGGACCTACCCGGTACCGACGCCAGCGGTGGTCGAAATCGCCGAGCGGGCCGACTGGTCGCTGGCCGGCGGGCCGGTCGCGGTCGAACTCCTGACGCCGACGGGCGCGGCAATCCTGGCCCACGTCGCCGAGGGCGTCGAGAGCCTCCCGCCGATGGACGTCGCCGACTCGGGGTACGGCGCCGGCGCCCGGGACGTGTCTGACCGGCCCAACGTCCTCCGGACGATGGTCGGCGAGACGAGCGGCCGCCTCCGCCGCGACGACATCACGGTCCTCGAGACGAACGTCGACGACGTCTCCCCGGAGGTGCTGGGCGACCTGCAGCGCTCGCTCGATGCCGTCGGCGCACGCGACGTCACCGTCGTGCCGACGACGATGAAGAAGTCCCGGCCGGGCCACCTCGTGAAGGTGGTCTGCAAGCCCGAACGGGCCCAGACCGTCGCCCGCCGGCTGGCCGTGGAGACGGGGACCCTGGGCGTCAGGGAGCACGGCGCGGGCCACCGCTGGATCGCCGACCGCGAGTTCGAGACGGTCGCGCTGTCCGTCGACGGCGAGTCCTACGAGGTGACGGTGAAGGTGGCCACCGACGGGACGGGGACGGTCTACGATGTCAGCGCCGAGTACGACGACGCGGTGGCCGTCGCCGAGGCCACCGGACTGACGATTCGGGAGGTCATGCGCCGGGCGGAACGGACCGTCCAGTCCTAA
- the phoU gene encoding phosphate signaling complex protein PhoU translates to MARESYQELLQSLQEDVLYMSEVVLERLQMGVRALESKDEELAWDVIEGDDEVNQLYLDLEQDCIDLLALQQPVASDLRLIAASFKVITDLERIADLATNLGEYSLEAERDVFPEVDIQAIADGVVDMIEESMVAYAEEDAERCYAIAEMDDDIDERCEAASETVVRDLIEREIDADSSDEEIEQMMADVSRLLLTIRDIERVGDHAVNIAARTLYMVENDADLIY, encoded by the coding sequence ATGGCACGAGAATCATATCAGGAGCTGCTCCAGTCGCTCCAGGAGGACGTCCTCTACATGTCCGAAGTCGTCCTCGAGCGGTTGCAGATGGGGGTCCGTGCGCTCGAATCGAAGGACGAAGAGCTCGCCTGGGACGTCATCGAGGGCGACGACGAGGTCAACCAGCTGTACCTGGACCTCGAACAGGACTGCATCGACCTGCTCGCCCTGCAGCAACCGGTCGCCTCCGACCTCCGACTCATCGCCGCCTCGTTCAAGGTCATCACCGACCTCGAACGCATCGCCGACCTGGCGACGAACCTCGGCGAGTACTCGCTCGAGGCCGAACGCGACGTCTTCCCCGAGGTGGACATCCAGGCCATCGCCGACGGCGTCGTCGACATGATAGAGGAGTCGATGGTGGCCTACGCCGAGGAGGACGCCGAGCGCTGTTACGCCATCGCCGAGATGGACGACGACATCGACGAGCGCTGCGAGGCCGCCTCCGAGACGGTCGTCCGCGACCTCATCGAACGCGAGATCGACGCCGACTCCAGCGACGAGGAGATCGAGCAGATGATGGCCGACGTCTCGCGCCTCCTCCTGACGATCCGGGACATCGAACGCGTCGGTGACCACGCCGTCAACATCGCGGCGCGCACGCTGTACATGGTCGAGAACGACGCCGACCTCATCTACTGA
- a CDS encoding universal stress protein, which yields MVFLVPFDGSPQAETALHRAVTYGGALDTDVVAVSLVPTGTDYAQRRRRVDPTEDFAAETAASDLRRKIEEATDDAELRYEDVSAYSASELSATITQVARDVDASVLFLGSNDTEDVVVPMTEVGDDDAFDVHIVRQQ from the coding sequence ATGGTATTTCTCGTCCCGTTCGACGGGTCGCCCCAGGCGGAAACCGCACTCCACCGCGCCGTGACTTACGGCGGCGCGCTCGACACCGACGTCGTCGCGGTGAGTCTCGTCCCGACGGGCACGGACTACGCGCAGCGGCGCCGCCGCGTCGACCCGACCGAGGACTTCGCGGCCGAGACGGCGGCGAGCGACCTGCGCCGGAAGATCGAGGAGGCCACCGACGACGCCGAGCTCCGCTACGAGGACGTCAGCGCGTACTCGGCCTCCGAGCTCTCAGCGACCATCACGCAGGTGGCCCGCGACGTCGATGCCAGCGTCCTCTTCCTCGGCAGCAACGACACCGAGGACGTCGTCGTGCCGATGACCGAGGTGGGCGACGACGACGCCTTCGACGTCCACATCGTCCGGCAGCAGTGA
- a CDS encoding TrkH family potassium uptake protein, translated as MSNRLTTVVAWRTSIALTGTVVKFLAVAMLVPLVVALAYGEDVGVFGISIVVTVLAGLAMEQVDAGDDLRSREALLFVALTWFAVAVVGAIPYVLAGMGTDSTLADPTNALFESMSGFTTTGATVMGSIGVEQHSHAVMLWRQLTQWLGGMGIIVLMVAILPELSVNGAQLVSEEAPGPQLEKLTPQIAETARILWKAYFAFTALLAALLYGLHLVGLAPEMTLYNAVAHAFSTLPTGGFSTKADSIAAFSAAVQWVIIPFIVVAGTNFALFWHLFDGDFRRPFEDPEFRAYAGATAVLIAVVTGLLFTGTAPRLAIGGTTAGVPENALRQAAFQVASLLNSTGYATSDFAQWAPYGQLVLLFTMFIGGSAGSTGGGIKVVRWLIVLKVLRRELFHTAHPEAVRPIRLGSHVVDEEAIRGVTGFTLLYLILFGLGAVFISLDAIRVGITLTPLEAIGASLAAIGNIGPAFGRLGPFGSYLMLPDTTKFLMIVLMWAGRLEIITVLAIFTGAFWRR; from the coding sequence ATGTCGAACCGACTGACCACCGTCGTCGCCTGGCGGACGAGCATCGCGCTGACGGGAACCGTCGTGAAGTTCCTCGCGGTGGCGATGCTCGTGCCACTGGTCGTCGCGCTGGCCTACGGCGAGGACGTCGGCGTCTTCGGTATCTCCATCGTCGTGACGGTCCTGGCCGGCCTCGCGATGGAGCAAGTCGATGCCGGGGACGACCTGCGCTCGCGCGAGGCGCTGCTGTTCGTCGCCCTCACGTGGTTCGCCGTCGCCGTGGTCGGTGCGATCCCGTACGTGCTCGCCGGGATGGGGACCGATTCGACGCTCGCCGACCCGACGAACGCGTTGTTCGAGTCGATGTCGGGCTTTACGACGACGGGGGCGACGGTGATGGGGTCGATCGGCGTCGAACAGCACTCGCACGCGGTGATGCTCTGGCGCCAGCTCACCCAGTGGCTCGGCGGGATGGGTATCATCGTCCTCATGGTCGCCATCCTCCCGGAGCTGTCGGTCAACGGCGCCCAGCTGGTCAGCGAGGAGGCCCCCGGCCCGCAACTGGAGAAGCTGACCCCGCAGATAGCCGAGACGGCCCGCATCCTCTGGAAGGCCTACTTCGCCTTCACGGCCCTGCTCGCCGCGTTGCTGTACGGGCTCCATCTCGTCGGCCTCGCGCCCGAGATGACCCTCTACAACGCCGTCGCACACGCGTTCTCGACGCTGCCGACCGGCGGGTTCTCCACGAAGGCCGACAGCATCGCCGCTTTCTCCGCGGCGGTCCAGTGGGTCATCATCCCCTTTATCGTCGTCGCCGGCACGAACTTCGCGCTGTTCTGGCACCTCTTCGACGGCGACTTCCGGCGGCCGTTCGAGGACCCCGAGTTCCGGGCCTACGCCGGCGCGACGGCCGTTCTGATCGCCGTCGTCACCGGGCTGCTGTTCACCGGCACGGCCCCGCGGCTCGCGATCGGGGGGACCACCGCGGGCGTTCCGGAGAACGCGCTCCGGCAGGCCGCGTTCCAGGTCGCCTCGCTGTTGAACTCGACGGGCTATGCCACCAGCGACTTCGCCCAGTGGGCCCCCTACGGCCAGCTCGTGCTCCTGTTTACGATGTTCATCGGGGGGTCGGCCGGGTCCACGGGGGGCGGCATCAAGGTGGTCCGCTGGCTCATCGTGCTGAAGGTACTCCGGCGGGAGCTGTTCCACACCGCCCACCCCGAGGCCGTCCGCCCGATCCGCCTCGGCAGTCACGTGGTCGACGAGGAGGCCATCCGGGGGGTGACCGGCTTCACCCTCCTCTATCTCATCCTCTTTGGCCTGGGTGCCGTGTTCATCTCGCTGGACGCCATCCGCGTGGGCATCACGCTCACCCCGCTCGAGGCGATCGGTGCCAGCCTGGCCGCTATCGGCAACATCGGGCCGGCCTTCGGGCGCCTGGGCCCGTTCGGGTCGTACCTGATGTTGCCGGACACGACGAAGTTCCTGATGATCGTGCTGATGTGGGCCGGTCGGCTGGAGATAATCACCGTGCTCGCCATCTTCACCGGCGCGTTCTGGCGGCGCTAG
- the trkA gene encoding Trk system potassium transporter TrkA: MYVIVVGAGEVGSNIAESLANTHEVAVIDIDGERVESLVYEVDVLGVQGDGAELATLREAGIAKADMVIASTDDDETNIVTCGTAKTVADAFTISRVKNAKFLDTWSHSEGAFGVDYMVATNLMTAETITRVIGLPAASDVETFADGVVQMAEFEIGEASPVAGQTVAEADRYESLTFAAVLTDDDVLIPRGDTVLEAGDKVVVIGSRESVHTFAHEVAPDVESAKDVLVVGGSDIGYHTARMLQERGLHPRLIERDPERARELAEELPGTTVLESDATDREFLEREHVEAVDAVVAALDSDEKNLLAALLAKRLGADRAVSVVDAGEYVQLFEAVGVDVAINPREVTAEEITRFTHEHQAENVAIIESDRAEVLEIEVDGDSVLVDRPIRDSVGDLPNGVVIGAITRDGELVIPRGDTVVHEGDHVVVFVDTDVLDEASTAL, from the coding sequence ATGTACGTCATAGTCGTCGGGGCCGGCGAAGTCGGGTCGAACATCGCCGAGAGCCTCGCGAACACACACGAGGTGGCCGTCATCGACATCGACGGCGAACGCGTCGAGAGTCTCGTCTACGAGGTCGACGTGCTCGGCGTCCAGGGCGACGGCGCCGAACTGGCGACGCTCCGGGAGGCCGGCATCGCGAAGGCCGACATGGTGATCGCCAGCACCGACGACGACGAGACGAACATCGTCACCTGTGGGACGGCAAAGACCGTCGCGGACGCCTTCACCATCTCGCGGGTCAAGAACGCGAAGTTCCTCGACACCTGGTCGCACTCGGAGGGTGCCTTCGGCGTCGACTACATGGTCGCGACGAACCTGATGACCGCAGAGACCATCACGCGGGTCATCGGCCTGCCAGCGGCCAGCGACGTCGAGACCTTCGCCGACGGCGTCGTCCAGATGGCCGAGTTCGAGATCGGCGAGGCCAGTCCCGTCGCCGGCCAGACCGTCGCCGAGGCCGACCGCTACGAGTCGCTGACCTTCGCCGCCGTCCTGACAGACGACGACGTTCTCATCCCGCGCGGGGACACGGTCCTCGAAGCCGGCGACAAGGTCGTCGTCATCGGGAGTCGCGAGAGCGTCCACACCTTCGCCCACGAGGTAGCACCCGACGTCGAGAGCGCGAAAGACGTCCTCGTCGTGGGTGGCAGCGACATCGGGTACCACACCGCCCGGATGCTCCAGGAGCGGGGGCTGCACCCCCGACTCATCGAGCGTGACCCCGAACGGGCCCGCGAGCTGGCCGAGGAGCTGCCCGGGACCACGGTCTTAGAGAGCGACGCGACCGACCGGGAGTTCCTCGAACGCGAACACGTCGAGGCCGTCGACGCCGTCGTGGCGGCCCTAGACAGCGACGAGAAGAACCTGCTGGCGGCCCTGCTGGCCAAGCGACTGGGCGCCGACCGGGCGGTGTCCGTCGTCGACGCCGGGGAGTACGTCCAGCTGTTCGAGGCCGTCGGCGTCGACGTCGCCATCAACCCCCGCGAGGTGACCGCCGAGGAGATAACGCGGTTCACCCACGAACATCAGGCCGAGAACGTCGCCATCATCGAGTCCGACCGGGCGGAGGTCCTGGAGATAGAGGTCGACGGCGACAGCGTCCTGGTGGACCGTCCCATCCGGGATTCCGTCGGGGACCTGCCCAACGGGGTGGTCATCGGGGCCATCACGCGCGACGGCGAGCTGGTCATCCCGCGCGGTGACACCGTCGTCCACGAGGGCGACCACGTCGTCGTCTTCGTCGACACCGACGTCCTCGACGAGGCCAGCACGGCGCTGTAG
- the radB gene encoding DNA repair and recombination protein RadB, whose product MSEYVSTGCGPIDDLLGGGLERGAVTQVYGPPAAGKTNLGLSAALEVAAGGDAALYIDTEGLSADRLRQVAAGCAAGTDQTVDDLAGRLIVSEVLDYDEQAEAVQDAAEFAAEVELVVLDSATGFYRLRRTDEDGGETLRDVARQITHLLSLARKHDIAVLFTNQVFTDPDSDRSTALGGHTLNHWSGATLRLDRYRGGNRRATLEKHRAKPAGDTAQFSITDEGLVGTDGPEAPR is encoded by the coding sequence GTGAGCGAGTACGTCTCGACCGGATGTGGGCCCATCGACGACCTGCTGGGTGGGGGGCTCGAACGCGGCGCGGTCACGCAGGTGTACGGCCCGCCGGCGGCCGGCAAGACCAACCTCGGCCTCTCGGCGGCGCTGGAGGTGGCCGCCGGCGGGGACGCCGCCCTCTACATCGACACCGAGGGGCTCTCGGCCGACCGGCTGCGCCAGGTCGCCGCCGGCTGTGCGGCCGGCACCGACCAGACCGTCGACGACCTGGCGGGTCGGCTCATCGTCTCGGAGGTGCTCGACTACGACGAGCAGGCCGAAGCCGTCCAGGACGCCGCCGAGTTCGCCGCCGAGGTGGAACTGGTGGTCCTCGACAGCGCCACCGGCTTTTACCGCCTGCGCCGGACCGACGAGGACGGCGGCGAGACCCTCCGGGACGTCGCTCGGCAGATCACCCACCTGCTCTCTCTGGCCCGCAAACACGACATCGCGGTCCTCTTTACCAACCAGGTGTTCACCGACCCCGACAGCGACCGCTCGACGGCGCTGGGCGGCCACACGCTGAATCACTGGTCGGGGGCCACCCTCCGACTCGACCGCTATCGGGGCGGTAACCGTCGAGCGACGCTGGAGAAACACCGTGCCAAGCCCGCCGGCGACACCGCCCAGTTCAGCATCACGGACGAGGGACTGGTGGGCACCGACGGGCCGGAGGCGCCACGGTAG